From Enterococcus mediterraneensis, the proteins below share one genomic window:
- a CDS encoding V-type ATP synthase subunit I — translation MAVSSLKKLSIIAEKDQQEKILQVIQGTQKIEIEDLLNNEENQEWIAKYFPEGSLLENGDSRHYEQLLASIDECIHFVTDHGDAKQKVVSLKRKVATLSELEKKFDEQRLQATLDEIMHLKERWDRNRQQEKEYLGAESWGTDWQSLDIDPKAFKLKTTSYLFGSVANNQWEELRSVLLENEDFYFEILNTQAKEMTFALVFLNEEQENVQQILQRFGVKIETFPYDEMPKKVLADAKQKLSELAKERKQLAKQIGEKKALVADLQLAEEVLLAKQNREIAKQGSLHSKYLAVIRGWIPEADAAKVTQRINKEFPDGEVYLSFEDPTPEEIAENRIPTKLHNNKWVQPFEQLTGMYSLPKYEEIDPTPWMMPFYLIFFGMMVADTGYGAVMLLVTTAALKVMTLPRGIQQFMRLFQMLSIPTIIWGLIYGSIFGASLPFHLLLPSRDFMAIFAISMVFGGLQIFTGLFLAAKENIKRKDYISAVGEGFSWQGILIGILIAVVGAMVVHSDILMYIGIGLAAFNALLIVFIPVVQSESKVGGFFMGLYNLYGITGYVGDFVSYSRLMALGISGGSIAAAFNMLVGFMPPVARFSVGIILLIVLQGLNIFLSLLGAYVHAARLQYVEFFGKFYTGGGRPFRTFKPEEKYMNFEEENGGKDK, via the coding sequence ATGGCAGTTAGTTCTTTAAAGAAGTTATCGATAATTGCCGAAAAAGATCAACAAGAAAAAATCCTGCAAGTTATCCAAGGAACCCAGAAAATCGAAATTGAAGATCTGTTAAATAATGAAGAGAATCAGGAATGGATCGCAAAATATTTTCCCGAAGGAAGTTTATTGGAAAATGGGGACAGCCGCCATTATGAGCAGTTGTTGGCCTCCATTGATGAATGCATCCATTTTGTAACAGATCACGGAGATGCCAAACAAAAAGTTGTAAGCTTAAAACGAAAAGTGGCGACACTGTCCGAACTGGAAAAAAAGTTTGATGAGCAACGTTTGCAAGCTACTCTGGATGAAATCATGCACCTGAAAGAACGTTGGGATCGAAACCGACAACAAGAAAAAGAATATTTGGGGGCTGAGAGTTGGGGGACAGATTGGCAAAGTCTCGATATCGACCCCAAAGCATTTAAATTGAAAACAACCTCCTATCTTTTTGGTTCGGTCGCCAATAATCAGTGGGAAGAATTGAGAAGTGTCCTTTTAGAAAATGAAGACTTTTATTTTGAGATCTTGAATACTCAAGCAAAGGAAATGACCTTTGCATTAGTATTTCTGAATGAAGAGCAAGAGAACGTGCAACAAATCTTGCAGCGATTCGGAGTGAAGATCGAAACCTTTCCTTATGATGAGATGCCTAAGAAAGTTCTTGCGGATGCGAAACAAAAATTGAGTGAGCTGGCAAAAGAGCGAAAACAATTAGCAAAACAAATCGGCGAGAAAAAAGCGCTGGTAGCAGATCTGCAGTTGGCAGAAGAGGTCCTGCTGGCAAAACAAAATCGCGAGATCGCCAAACAAGGTTCACTCCATTCTAAATATCTGGCAGTGATCCGCGGGTGGATCCCCGAAGCTGATGCGGCTAAAGTAACTCAGCGAATCAATAAGGAATTTCCAGACGGAGAAGTTTATTTAAGTTTTGAAGATCCAACACCAGAAGAGATCGCAGAAAATAGAATACCTACAAAGCTCCATAACAATAAATGGGTCCAACCTTTTGAGCAGTTGACTGGAATGTACAGTCTGCCCAAATATGAAGAGATCGATCCGACACCATGGATGATGCCTTTTTATTTGATCTTTTTCGGAATGATGGTAGCTGATACCGGGTATGGTGCGGTGATGCTGTTGGTGACGACGGCGGCCTTGAAAGTAATGACGCTTCCTAGAGGCATCCAGCAATTTATGCGGCTGTTTCAAATGCTGTCGATCCCAACTATTATCTGGGGATTGATCTACGGCAGTATCTTCGGGGCTTCATTACCGTTCCATCTCTTGCTTCCTTCAAGAGATTTTATGGCGATTTTTGCTATCTCGATGGTTTTCGGCGGATTGCAGATATTTACCGGTCTGTTTTTGGCAGCGAAAGAAAATATCAAACGCAAAGACTATATATCTGCTGTTGGTGAAGGCTTTTCTTGGCAGGGTATCTTGATAGGGATCTTGATCGCAGTTGTAGGAGCGATGGTAGTTCACTCAGATATATTGATGTATATCGGGATTGGCTTAGCGGCATTCAATGCATTGCTGATCGTCTTTATACCAGTCGTTCAATCCGAATCAAAAGTCGGCGGGTTCTTCATGGGATTGTATAACCTTTACGGCATCACAGGGTATGTAGGTGACTTTGTCAGTTATAGCCGTTTGATGGCATTAGGGATCTCTGGCGGAAGTATCGCCGCAGCATTCAACATGCTGGTTGGTTTTATGCCGCCTGTGGCACGATTTTCTGTGGGGATCATTTTACTGATCGTTTTACAGGGATTGAATATTTTCTTATCTCTGCTGGGGGCTTATGTCCATGCGGCACGTTTGCAATATGTTGAGTTTTTCGGCAAGTTTTATACTGGCGGCGGACGGCCATTCCGGACGTTCAAGCCAGAAGAAAAATACATGAATTTTGAAGAAGAAAATGGAGGAAAAGATAAATGA
- a CDS encoding thermonuclease family protein, with amino-acid sequence MVKKQKWTLSGILLLIIVAGVQFLPQFNQPQSEVSQEVQQQSAKYHINEVDLSDPPRFEKIEVNAIRNVDGDTFAFTANGKEYKLRLLMVDTPESVKKGVAVQPYGKEASNYTKQQLSKGNVSLVFDKGEPKDRYDRFLAYVYVDDQLLQDKLLSEGLAIVRYVNSGGDSYLDELLAAQKKAQEQKVGVWSMSDYVTETHAGYYQYNQR; translated from the coding sequence TTGGTAAAAAAACAAAAATGGACACTTAGCGGTATTTTGTTGTTAATAATTGTGGCAGGGGTGCAATTTTTACCGCAATTCAATCAACCGCAATCAGAAGTTTCACAAGAAGTTCAGCAACAATCTGCGAAGTATCACATCAATGAAGTGGATCTAAGTGATCCTCCCCGTTTTGAGAAGATCGAAGTAAATGCGATCCGCAATGTCGATGGAGATACCTTTGCTTTTACTGCGAATGGAAAAGAGTATAAGCTGCGACTGTTAATGGTAGATACCCCAGAGAGTGTGAAAAAAGGTGTTGCGGTACAACCATATGGGAAAGAAGCAAGTAATTATACGAAGCAGCAGTTATCTAAAGGAAATGTCAGTCTTGTTTTTGATAAGGGAGAACCTAAAGATCGGTATGATCGTTTTCTTGCTTATGTGTATGTCGATGATCAGCTATTGCAAGATAAATTGCTTTCTGAAGGACTTGCCATAGTACGCTATGTCAACAGCGGCGGAGATAGTTATCTGGATGAATTGCTGGCGGCGCAGAAAAAAGCCCAAGAACAGAAAGTAGGTGTTTGGAGCATGAGCGATTATGTAACAGAAACTCACGCTGGGTATTACCAGTATAATCAGCGATGA
- a CDS encoding V-type ATPase subunit, whose amino-acid sequence MSSELYHTINPFIRLKENELLKPELFEQLAAADFKQIETLLAPTVYGKYMKENFQLTFEQSLNQELLSTYEELLEMAPEPDVIWIYTMRYTFHNLKVLTKAEIAGENYDYLFLPDGFYSLEDLKSAIQTGKSEILPEKVVKSIQEVREHIEESNILQGIDVIYDRRFLKEQRRLGEKLGYPELLEEIITFIDLTNIITALRCLLQKRTQGFMAAVLSSSGSIPKETFMSFAGQDLEQFKQFLLTSDYGSLIRPAIEGEEIDFARLDLIKDDHLTDIVEGAQTKAFGPLPLLAFLNAKDIETKNLRLIIVGKRSGFTPEQIKERMRRTYDV is encoded by the coding sequence ATGAGCAGTGAATTGTATCATACGATCAATCCCTTTATCCGTTTGAAGGAAAACGAGTTGCTGAAACCGGAACTTTTTGAACAGCTAGCAGCCGCAGATTTTAAGCAAATCGAAACATTGCTGGCTCCAACTGTTTACGGCAAATATATGAAGGAAAATTTCCAACTGACATTTGAGCAGTCTTTGAATCAAGAACTGTTGAGCACCTATGAGGAATTATTAGAAATGGCGCCTGAACCGGATGTTATTTGGATCTATACGATGCGCTATACATTTCATAACCTGAAAGTGTTGACGAAAGCAGAAATCGCCGGTGAAAACTATGACTATCTCTTTTTACCGGACGGCTTTTATTCGCTAGAAGACTTGAAAAGTGCCATCCAAACCGGCAAGTCCGAGATCCTTCCGGAAAAAGTCGTGAAAAGTATCCAAGAAGTTCGAGAACACATTGAAGAATCTAACATTCTTCAAGGAATCGACGTGATCTATGATCGGCGCTTTTTGAAAGAACAGCGGAGATTGGGAGAAAAACTAGGATATCCAGAGCTTTTAGAAGAGATCATCACTTTCATCGATCTGACCAATATCATCACTGCGTTGCGTTGTTTGCTGCAAAAGCGGACGCAAGGATTTATGGCGGCTGTTCTTTCCAGTTCCGGCAGCATCCCAAAAGAAACTTTCATGAGTTTTGCGGGACAAGATCTGGAACAGTTCAAACAGTTTCTATTAACAAGTGACTACGGCAGTCTGATTCGTCCGGCAATCGAAGGAGAAGAGATCGATTTTGCTAGATTAGATCTGATCAAAGATGATCACTTGACAGATATTGTGGAAGGGGCACAAACGAAAGCTTTTGGCCCACTGCCTTTATTAGCATTTTTGAATGCCAAAGATATCGAAACCAAAAATCTGCGTTTGATCATCGTAGGCAAACGCAGCGGCTTTACCCCTGAACAAATCAAAGAGAGGATGCGAAGAACCTATGACGTATAA
- a CDS encoding V-type ATP synthase subunit K yields the protein MTQYLIENQGGFILAILGMGIATILSGIGSAKGVGMTGEAAAALTTSQPEKFGQSLILQLLPGTQGLYGFAIAAMIFGSLSRDLTMIDGLAYLGASLPVAFTGLLSGIYQGKVAAAGIQILAKKPEHFFKGVMYAVMVEMYAILGFVISFLLLGSI from the coding sequence ATGACACAGTATTTAATCGAAAATCAAGGCGGATTCATCTTAGCGATTTTAGGAATGGGGATCGCAACGATCCTTTCTGGTATCGGTTCAGCTAAAGGAGTGGGAATGACTGGTGAAGCAGCTGCAGCATTGACCACCAGCCAACCAGAAAAATTCGGACAATCTTTGATCTTGCAGCTTTTACCAGGTACTCAAGGTTTATATGGTTTTGCGATCGCAGCGATGATTTTCGGTAGTTTGTCTCGCGACTTGACGATGATTGATGGACTTGCATACTTAGGTGCTTCTCTACCGGTGGCTTTCACTGGTTTACTGTCTGGGATCTATCAAGGAAAAGTTGCGGCAGCAGGTATCCAGATTTTGGCGAAAAAACCAGAACACTTTTTCAAAGGAGTTATGTACGCGGTAATGGTTGAGATGTACGCGATTTTAGGCTTCGTTATTTCATTCTTACTGTTAGGCAGCATTTAG